Proteins encoded together in one Ipomoea triloba cultivar NCNSP0323 chromosome 4, ASM357664v1 window:
- the LOC116016091 gene encoding uncharacterized protein LOC116016091: MEENGFAAGSVQHEENNVPKCIPTINGVEPTCSLPSTSLGAKVDTSINIGNAPPIFRINGQNFHLMGGLLPQDGSSPKFAQLYIHDTENEVENRINAFRGDQQSTETHVQIVEDIKQDLDDHNVLVKCFRWAQTHIKCNSQSEFKMRLIRKRNGDARTYNLPTVSEVAALIVGDLDPALGHRDIIVETNAGYLKRINELNPAYLPLQYPLLFPFGEDGYREDIQFYLDRLRPTGGRTKVSQREFFAYRIHERFGELSTLLHAKRLFQQFLVDAYTMVESSRLLYIRNNQRALRCEAYKGLSDALTRGEVDTSNQGKRIILPSSFTGGARYMIQNYQDAMAICRAKGYPNLFITFTCNPKWPEIQRYMLRSNLKPEDRPDILCRVFKIKLDELVKEIRAGKLFGKVVAVVYTIEFQKRGLPHAHILIFLERRPQGFTTDMIDQFISAEISDPIMDNAYFNAVDEFMIHGPCGRARPKSPCMANNKCSKHFPKKYADVSTLDDDGYPIYRRRSNGRTVDKNGIKLDSRYVVPHNRYLLLKYKAHINVEWCNQSRSIKYLFKYVNKGNNRVTAEFYKSTADDHASEHVDEITMFYDCRYVSACEAAWRLLSFEVQYRHPPVERLSFHLPDCQSVVFQDDDRIENVLSRPTVYQSMFTAWFDANKKFQSARELAYIDMPTRFVWKKDIREWHPRKRGFSIGRIFYVPPGSGEIYYLRCLLNVVRGPTNFDDIKSYQGVVYPSFMDACYARGLLDDDREYIDAINEASLWSTATAMRKLFVVLLASNLVNRPENVWCQVWHHLAKDVLFNRRRLFSNDDLSLSDDEKKDLALIEIERLLQKYNKSLKDYPHMPIPILEESWNLNNRLLCDELGYDRDALLIESGRLESQLTDEQSLVYNTILNDVQEQKGGFFFVYRYGGTGKTFVWKALSAKIRSQGKVVLNVASSGIASLLLPGGRTAHSRFAIPIAVTEDSTCNISQGSHLAQLLITAKLIIWDEAPMMHKHCFECLDRTLRDLMRVQDCNSGSKTFGGKTMVLGGDFRQILPVVPKGSRQDIVSATINSSYLWGSCQVLRLTKNLRLNTNEQGANIEDIKDFAQWLAQIGDGILGGPNDGYAKVKIPQEMLLPSTGDNIATIVDNIFPMFKEGCCHQEYMESRAILAPTLDVVNAVNEYMTDLHVAESRTYLSCDTVCKADSNNGILSDMHTPEFLNGLKASGIPNHALTLKVGSPLMLLRNIDHAMGLCNGTRLIITRLSEHVIEAKIVAGHNAGQIVLIPRMSMTPTNTRLPFNFQRRQFPLVLAYAMTINKSQGQTLKHVGLLLKKPVFVHGQLYVAASRVSNPKGFRILISNDDVESNNYTTNVVYHEVFNNL; this comes from the exons ATGGAGGAAAACGGTTTTGCTG CTGGATCGGTTCAACATGAAGAAAACAATGTTCCAAAATGCATACCAACCATTAATGGAGTAGAACCTACATGTTCATTACCATCTACAAGTTTAG GAGCAAAAGTGGATACATCTATAAATATTGGGAATGCCCCACCAATATTTAGAATTAATGGTCAAAACTTCCATTTAATGGGAGGGTTGCTTCCTCAAGACGGTAGTAGTCCAAAATTTGCTCAATTGTACATACATGACACGGAGAATGAGGTGGAGAATCGCATCAACGCATTTAG GGGCGATCAACAGAGTACCGAAACCCATGTTCAAATAGTGGAGGACATAAAACAAGATTTGGATGATCACAATGTCTTGGTCAAATGTTTCCGTTGGGCTCAAACGCATATAAAATGCAATTCACAATCAGAGTTCAAGATGAGATTGATTCGTAAGCGGAATGGGGATGCGAGAACATACAATTTGCCCACTGTATCGGAAGTCGCTGCACTTATAGTGGGGGATCTCGATCCAGCGCTTGGTCATAGGGATATTATAGTAGAGACAAACGCCGGATATCTAAAGCGGATAAACGAGTTGAACCCTGCGTACTTACCATTACAGTATCCGCTGTTGTTTCCTTTCGGAGAGGACGGATATAGGGAGGACATTCAATTCTATTTGGATAGGCTCAGACCCACCGGTGGCAGAACTAAGGTCTCGCAGCGAGAATTCTTTGCGTACAGGATACATGAGCGGTTTGGTGAGCTGTCTACGTTACTACATGCAAAGAGACTTTTCCAACAGTTTCTGGTTGATGCATACACAATGGTGGAATCAAGCCGGCTTCTATATATTCGAAATAATCAAAGAGCGCTACGCTGTGAGGCATACAAAGGTCTTTCAGATGCTTTGACGCGAGGGGAAGTTGATACTAGCAATCAAGGAAAAAGAATCATTTTACCGTCAAGTTTCACAGGGGGGGCTCGATATATGATACAGAATTATCAGGATGCGATGGCGATTTGTCGTGCCAAAGGTTATCCAAACTTATTTATAACATTCACATGTAACCCGAAGTGGCCAGAGATCCAAAGGTACATGCTAAGATCAAACCTCAAACCAGAAGATAGACCTGACATTTTGTGCAGGGTTTTCAAGATAAAGCTCGATGAATTGGTGAAGGAAATTCGTGCGGGAAAGCTTTTTGGAAAAGTTGTGGCAG TTGTATACACCATAGAATTTCAAAAGAGAGGTCTACCACACGCTCACATTCTGATTTTCCTAGAAAGACGGCCTCAAGGCTTTACAACAGATATGATTGACCAATTTATTTCAGCCGAGATATCGGACCCAATAATGGACAACGCATATTTTAATGCTGTTGACGAGTTTATGATTCACGGGCCATGTGGTAGAGCAAGGCCTAAATCTCCATGCATGGCAAACAACAAGTGTTCTAAACACTTCCCTAAGAAATATGCAGATGTGTCAACATTAGATGATGATGGATATCCAATCTACAGACGTCGTTCAAATGGTCGAACAGTTGATAAGAATGGTATAAAGTTGGATAGTAGATATGTGGTGCCACATAATAGATACCTTCTTCTCAAATACAAAGCCCACATCAACGTAGAATGGTGTAACCAATCTAGATCAATCAAGTATCTGTTCAAGTATGTGAACAAAGGCAATAACAGGGTAACCGCAGAATTCTATAAGAGCACCGCAGATGACCATGCAAGTGAGCATGTTGACGAAATTACTATGTTCTACGATTGTAGATACGTGTCAGCATGCGAAGCTGCATGGAGATTGTTAAGCTTTGAGGTCCAGTACAGGCACCCGCCTGTGGAGAGGTTGAGCTTCCATTTGCCGGATTGTCAATCAGTGGTATTCCAGGATGATGACAGAATTGAGAATGTGTTAAGTCGACCAACTGTATACCAGAGTATGTTTACCGCGTGGTTTGATGCTAACAAGAAGTTTCAATCGGCAAGGGAGTTAGCTTATATTGACATGCCAACAAGATTTGTATGGAAGAAGGATATTAGAGAATGGCATCCGAGGAAGAGGGGTTTCTCTATTGGAAGAATATTTTACGTACCGCCCGGCAGTGgagaaatttattatttgagatGTCTCTTAAATGTAGTTCGTGGTCCTACTAATTTTGATGACATCAAGTCGTATCAAGGTGTAGTATATCCATCCTTTATGGATGCATGCTATGCAAGAGGGCTTTTAGATGATGACAGAGAATACATAGATGCAATCAATGAAGCAAGTCTTTGGTCTACTGCAACAGCAATGAGAAAACTTTTTGTAGTCTTATTAGCATCCAACTTGGTTAACCGGCCCGAAAACGTATGGTGTCAAGTATGGCATCACTTGGCAAAGGACGTACTATTTAATAGGCGGAGGTTATTCTCCAATGATG ATCTGAGTTTGTCTGATGATGAGAAGAAGGATTTAGCATTAATTGAGATTGAGCGATTGTTACAAAAGTACAACAAGTCCTTGAAAGATTACCCTCATATGCCAATTCCAATTCTTGAAGAATCTTGGAACCTCAACAATCGTTTGTTGTGTGATGAGCTTGGATATGATCGGGATGCTCTACTTATAGAGAGCGGCAGGTTAGAAAGTCAATTAACTGATGAGCAATCTTTGGTGTACAACACGATCCTAAATGATGTACAAGAACAGAAGGGcggctttttctttgtttatagaTATGGCGGCACCGGAAAGACATTTGTTTGGAAAGCACTCTCTGCAAAAATAAGGTCACAAGGAAAAGTGGTCCTTAATGTTGCATCTAGCGGTATTGCTTCTTTGCTCTTGCCAGGCGGTCGGACAGCTCACTCGCGGTTTGCTATACCTATTGCCGTTACAGAAGACTCGACATGCAACATATCTCAAGGTAGCCATCTTGCCCAACTATTGATAACTGCAAAGCTTATAATATGGGACgaagcaccaatgatgcacaaacattgcTTCGAATGTCTAGATAGAACTTTGAGAGATCTTATGCGGGTCCAAGATTGCAATAGTGGTAGTAAGACATTTGGTGGTAAAACGATGGTATTAGGAGGTGATTTTAGACAAATACTACCGGTTGTGCCGAAAGGATCAAGGCAAGATATTGTTTCTGCAACAATAAACTCTTCTTACTTGTGGGGATCATGTCAAGTCTTGAGGTTAACAAAGAATCTTCGCCTAAATACAAATGAACAAGGTGCTAATATTGAGGATATTAAAGATTTTGCCCAGTGGTTGGCCCAAATCGGCGATGGTATCTTGGGAGGCCCTAATGACGGCTATGCCAAAGTTAAAATTCCTCAAGAAATGTTGTTGCCATCGACAGGGGACAACATAGCAACTATTGTGGATAATATTTTTCCAATGTTCAAAGAAGGGTGTTGTCACCAAGAGTACATGGAGAGTCGTGCGATATTAGCCCCCACGCTAGATGTTGTGAATGCAGTGAATGAATATATGACAGATCTCCATGTTGCTGAAAGCCGGACATACCTAAGTTGCGACACGGTGTGTAAGGCAGATTCAAATAATGGCATCCTATCGGATATGCACACTCCAGAATTCCTTAATGGATTAAAAGCATCTGGCATTCCTAATCATGCTTTAACTCTTAAAGTGGGATCTCCACTcatgttgttgagaaatatagaTCACGCAATGGGACTTTGCAATGGCACAAGGCTTATTATCACTAGATTATCAGAGCATGTTATCGAGGCAAAAATTGTCGCTGGTCATAACGCTGGACAAATCGTCTTGATACCAAGGATGTCAATGACGCCAACAAATACAAGGCTTCCATTCAattttcaaagaagacaatttccgTTAGTGTTGGCATATGCGATGACCATTAACAAAAGCCAGGGTCAAACATTAAAGCATGTTGGGTTACTCTTAAAGAAACCTGTTTTTGTTCATGGCCAATTATATGTTGCTGCTTCACGTGTTAGTAACCCTAAAGGGTTTAGAATCTTAATATCAAATGATGATGTAGAGAGTAACAATTATACTACGAATGTTGTGTACCAtgaggttttcaataatttgtaa